One window of Brevibacillus choshinensis genomic DNA carries:
- a CDS encoding AAA family ATPase translates to MNPIKVENTHPAVTNLINNIQKVLIGKRSVIELMVSAVLANGHVLLEDVPGVGKTMLVRALAKSIGGVFKRIQFTPDLLPTDVTGVAIFNQKSLEFEFRQGPLFANVILADEINRTSPKTQSALLEAMEERSVTVDGVTYRLEDPFFVMATQNPLEYEGTFPLPEAQLDRFLMQLSLGYPSVEEEMRMLTRFSDANPMEQLEPVMTAEELRQLQQQVSAVKVSDGIREYIVRLCHRTRDHHHIYLGVSPRGALALYRAVQALAFVRGRDYVIPDDVKELVPVTFAHRMIVKPEARLEGATVDRVLTVILSETRVPVS, encoded by the coding sequence ATGAACCCAATAAAGGTGGAAAATACGCATCCTGCTGTAACGAATCTAATTAACAATATACAAAAAGTTTTAATTGGAAAGCGTTCTGTGATCGAATTGATGGTGTCTGCCGTTTTGGCGAATGGACACGTACTCTTGGAGGATGTACCTGGTGTGGGTAAGACCATGCTTGTACGTGCATTGGCCAAATCGATTGGCGGAGTCTTTAAACGAATCCAATTTACGCCTGACCTGTTGCCGACGGATGTTACCGGGGTAGCGATTTTCAATCAAAAGAGTCTCGAATTCGAATTCCGCCAGGGGCCATTGTTTGCAAACGTCATTTTGGCGGATGAAATCAACCGGACCTCACCAAAGACACAATCGGCCCTGCTGGAGGCGATGGAAGAGCGTTCGGTGACCGTAGATGGCGTGACTTATCGATTAGAGGATCCGTTCTTTGTCATGGCGACGCAAAACCCGTTGGAGTATGAAGGGACATTCCCGTTGCCAGAGGCACAGCTGGACCGCTTTCTCATGCAATTGAGTTTGGGATATCCGAGCGTGGAAGAAGAGATGCGCATGCTGACTCGTTTTTCAGATGCGAATCCTATGGAGCAATTGGAGCCTGTCATGACTGCAGAAGAATTGAGACAACTCCAGCAACAAGTCTCAGCGGTGAAAGTGTCCGATGGGATCAGGGAGTACATTGTGCGTCTATGCCACCGGACCCGTGACCATCATCACATTTACCTTGGAGTGAGTCCTCGGGGAGCTCTCGCTCTCTATCGAGCTGTGCAGGCATTGGCTTTCGTCCGTGGACGGGATTATGTCATTCCAGACGACGTGAAAGAACTGGTCCCAGTCACCTTTGCTCACCGGATGATCGTGAAGCCAGAAGCACGTCTGGAAGGAGCGACCGTTGATCGGGTTCTGACAGTGATTTTGTCTGAAACTCGCGTGCCGGTCAGCTGA